The following are encoded together in the Chaetodon auriga isolate fChaAug3 chromosome 4, fChaAug3.hap1, whole genome shotgun sequence genome:
- the ankrd49 gene encoding ankyrin repeat domain-containing protein 49, protein MEFPEDFNQLELLNTHGHLIPRGASSLWTGSKDEEEEVDEEEGDHSEEWYLEKEEALKDSPKELVLWAAENNRLSTVHRLLSVDPLLVHCCDDDGYTPLHRAAYSGHVDAVSALLAAGSKVNPRTIDGWTPLHSACRWSRVTVASLLLQHGAELNAQTNGGLTPLHLAASHASSLKTDSAHTLELLLSQRHLKPGLRSSSGETASEVARRSGPHHFLFEMAEDCVNVVPMT, encoded by the exons ATGGAGTTTCCTGAAGATTTCAACCAGCTTGAGCTTCTGAATACACATGGACACCTGATCCCTCGAGGGGCCAGCAGCCTGTGGACTGGAAGcaaggatgaggaagaagaggtggacgaggaggagggggatCACAGTGAGGAGTGGTATCTCGAAAAAGAAGAAGCTCTCAAAGACAGCCCAAAAGAGCTCGTTCTGTGGGCAGCGGAAAACAATCGC CTGTCAACAGTCCACAGGTTGTTAAGTGTTGATCCCTTGCTGGTGCACTGCTGCGATGACGACGGTTACACTCCACTGCACCGCGCAGCATACAGCGGCCACGTCGATGCGGTTTCTGCTTTGCTCGCCGCCGGGTCAAAGGTTAACCCTCGCACCATCGACGGCTGGACGCCCCTTCACAGCGCCTGCCGCTGGAGCCGCGTCACAGTGGCGAGTCTCCTCCTGCAACATGGAGCCGAACTGAACGCCCAGACCAACGGTGGCCTCACGCCACTACACCTGGCTGCTTCCCACGCCAGCTCCCTCAAAACAGACTCCGCTCACACGTTAgagctcctcctctctcagcgGCACCTGAAGCCGGGGCTCCGCAGCAGCAGCGGCGAGACGGCCAGCGAGGTGGCCCGACGCAGTGGCCcacaccacttcctgtttgagatGGCGGAAGACTGTGTCAACGTGGTGCCCATGACGTGA
- the LOC143319959 gene encoding uncharacterized protein LOC143319959 encodes MLSEMEDIRNFVARVLPDLPGSILNIVEETMQSLGVETTDDFQFIQEADLLCVLRPIQARKLIASWKQTSQGPGAHSQADVTPSTSSSLLTSPTSTRSSLSPCQSPSHLLNADWIDRFEIPTERFPEALMQCLERGKRPVPSLRREMVRIVAAEMMKACPSPTKHASTEIAKKLVGRYPLSLKDVIEGEVVGTGYHSLLKQLQARIDNKKRIATPRIQKRKPVSDTSDTDEVPAVVKASVQDTYGCVKWAVRFMPVTETLETQEEKKEKLKILWEQGAFSPEEVKQLMQCTYYSQRKAINSGTALQTLRLEWPFLFHEIGISAHYQELTGLPLTETFLRSVEKKGKQLLDFMATICAKKTRRVFETLTKLKFQRGQLEGSSDEVKDMVHLLLSYFNEDEKAMFHYTEETTLADEIQMDGLPASPCVIVCGTSCYTAKRCMLSIDGKIVNDDIPNFIAAINMMFGSYYCLNIHYPVQLRSSLEFLQRCFYNINPERGTKVETKKDKKQLAVNPRVLTLIADLADYEWRD; translated from the exons AAATGGAAGACATCAGAAATTTCGTAGCAAGGGTTCTACCAGACCTCCCTGGATCCATCCTGAACATTGTGGAGGAGACGATGCAGTCCCTCGGAGTAGAGACAACTGATGATTTTCAATTCATCCAGGAGGCtgatctcctctgtgttttgaggCCAATACAAGCAAGAAAACTTATTGCCTCTTGGAAACAAACCT cccaGGGCCCTGGAGCCCACAGCCAGGCAGATGTTACCCCTTCAACTTCTTCATCCCTTCTCACCTCTCCTACCTCCActcgctcctctctgtcaccttGTCAGTCACCCAGCCACCTGCTTAATGCTGATTGGATTGACCGCTTTGAAATTCCTACTGAAAGATTTCCTGAAGCTCTGATGCAATGTCTGGAGAGGGGCAAGAGGCCCGTCCCAAGCTTAAGGCGAGAGATGGTCAGAATTGttgcagcagagatgatgaaggcGTGTCCGTCTCCTACGAAGCATGCTTCAACAGAGATAGCCAAGAAGTTAGTTGGCAGGTATCCCCTGTCACTGAAAGATGTAATTGAAGGGGAAGTAGTGGGCACTGGCTATCACAGCCTCTTGAAACAGCTTCAAGCCCGTATAGATAATAAGAAAAGAATTGCAACCCCAAGAATTCAAAAACGAAAACCGGTGTCGGACACCTCTGACACGGACGAGGTCCCAGCAGTGGTGAAGGCATCCGTTCAGGACACGTATGGCTGTGTAAAGTGGGCCGTTAGGTTCATGCCTGTCACCGAAACCCTTGAAACccaggaagaaaagaaggaaaaactgaagaTTTTGTGGGAACAAGGTGCTTTTAGTCCAGAGGAGGTGAAGCAATTGATGCAATGCACATACTACTCGCAGCGTAAAGCCATAAACAGTGGAACGGCTCTTCAGACCCTGAGACTGGAATGGCCCTTTTTATTCCATGAAATTGGAATTTCTGCCCATTACCAAGAGCTGACCGGACTGCCACTGACTGAGACGTTCCTGagaagtgtggaaaaaaagggaaagcagCTTTTGGATTTCATGGCAACCATTTGTGCAAAGAAGACAAGGCGTGTCTTTGAGACATTAACAAAGCTGAAATTCCAGAGAGGACAGCTGGAAGGGTCCTCAGATGAGGTCAAGGATATGGTCCACCTGCTTCTTTCCTACTTCAATGAAGACGAGAAGGCCATGTTCCACTACACCGAAGAGACGACCCTGGCAGATGAGATTCAGATGGACGGCTTGCCTGCGAGTCCATGCGTCATTGTATGTg gaacatcctgctaCACAGCAAAGCGATGTATGCTCAGCATAGATGGCAAAATTGTCAACGATGACATCCCAAACTTCATCGCCGCCATCAACATGATGTTCGGAAGCTACTACTGCCTGAACATCCACTACCCGGTACAGTTAAGATCATCGCTGGAGTTCCTTCAgag GTGCTTCTACAACATAAATCCAGAGAGGGGCACAAAGGTCGAGACGAAGAAGGACAAGAAGCAACTGGCGGTTAACCCTAGGGTCCTTACCCTCATCGCAGACCTTGCAGATTATGAGTGGAGAGACTGA